The following proteins are encoded in a genomic region of Tuberibacillus sp. Marseille-P3662:
- a CDS encoding carbohydrate ABC transporter permease, whose product MQRSLPLRMIQYLFALIVLFFTLAPFIWMFITSISYSEDLREVPLRWLPKNITWERYIDIFSNSGNEMANTFRIAMFNTIQVAGCVTIIALVVGGIAAYAFARLRFKFRQNMIYLFLFTYMIPPIVIVIPLYLFISSLNLLDSKFTLVLLDATFIIPFVIWIMQSYFSSINDDFEEAASIDGCNRFQVLWYIIVPIARPGFIATGILSFLMAWEEFFYALIFTSSLDAKTISVAIAEFSGRHLTDYGMTATGGIIASIPPVLIAIIFQRYLVKGMSGGGVKE is encoded by the coding sequence ATGCAAAGAAGTCTACCATTAAGGATGATACAATATCTTTTCGCTTTAATTGTTTTATTTTTTACATTGGCTCCCTTTATTTGGATGTTTATCACTAGTATATCATACTCAGAGGACTTAAGAGAGGTTCCTTTAAGATGGCTCCCTAAAAATATTACATGGGAAAGATATATTGATATCTTCAGTAATAGTGGAAATGAAATGGCCAATACTTTTCGAATCGCTATGTTTAACACTATACAAGTTGCCGGTTGTGTTACAATCATTGCGTTAGTCGTTGGTGGTATTGCGGCTTATGCCTTTGCGAGATTACGTTTTAAGTTCAGGCAAAACATGATTTATTTATTCTTATTCACCTATATGATCCCGCCAATTGTTATTGTCATCCCTTTATATTTATTTATAAGCAGTCTAAATTTGCTTGATTCTAAATTTACTCTCGTTCTATTAGATGCTACATTTATAATTCCGTTCGTTATCTGGATCATGCAGAGTTACTTTAGCTCAATAAATGATGATTTCGAAGAAGCTGCATCCATCGATGGATGCAACAGGTTTCAAGTTCTTTGGTACATCATTGTGCCCATTGCTAGGCCTGGATTCATTGCAACTGGCATTTTGTCATTTTTAATGGCATGGGAAGAATTTTTTTATGCATTAATCTTTACTTCGAGTTTGGATGCCAAAACGATTTCTGTTGCTATCGCAGAATTTAGCGGTAGGCATCTCACGGATTATGGAATGACGGCAACAGGGGGCATCATAGCTTCCATTCCACCTGTTTTAATCGCTATCATTTTTCAAAGGTATCTTGTGAAAGGAATGAGCGGAGGCGGTGTAAAAGAGTAG
- a CDS encoding PTS ascorbate transporter subunit IIC, whose amino-acid sequence MLHFIVNEVLSKPAFLVGLMALIGLLAQKKAFSDVISGTLKTIVGFLILTGGSDIIVAALKPLGTMVQEGFNLHGVVPTNEAIVAVAQDAFGAQTAIIMALGFIMNIILARITPAKFIFLTGHHLFFMATLFAVVLGSAGVASTNQAILGGILLGTVATMMPALVHPFMRKITNNAPFALGHFNSLGYIISSLTGKSIGNKEKTTEDIKISSKLEFLRDSTVMTTLTMIIMYVILAIAAGPNALKDFTDGSNYIMYAIVQAITFGAGLAVILMGVRMILAEIVPAFQGIAQKIVPNALPALDAPTTFTFAPTAVLVGFIASLIGGLISMAVMGPLGLVLIIPGMVPHFFDGGTAGVFGNATGGRRGAIIGSFINGILITVLPAMLLSFLGSFGLSNTTFGDSDFGWAGVLAGYMSKLGIGGTYVTVIIVCGLFIALASYVSIKDRKVQADHDEMSA is encoded by the coding sequence ATATTACATTTTATCGTTAATGAGGTATTGAGTAAGCCAGCCTTTTTGGTTGGGCTAATGGCTCTCATCGGTTTATTAGCACAAAAGAAAGCTTTCAGTGACGTTATCTCTGGAACGTTAAAGACCATTGTCGGCTTTCTCATTTTAACTGGTGGCTCTGATATTATTGTTGCAGCTCTCAAACCTTTAGGGACCATGGTTCAAGAAGGGTTCAACCTTCACGGTGTTGTCCCGACAAATGAAGCCATTGTAGCCGTGGCACAAGACGCTTTTGGAGCACAGACAGCCATTATTATGGCATTGGGATTTATTATGAATATTATTCTTGCACGCATCACACCTGCTAAATTCATCTTCTTGACAGGGCACCATTTATTCTTCATGGCAACATTATTTGCTGTTGTCCTTGGCAGTGCAGGAGTAGCAAGTACAAATCAAGCTATTTTAGGAGGTATCTTATTAGGCACAGTCGCTACCATGATGCCAGCATTGGTTCATCCATTTATGAGAAAGATCACGAATAATGCTCCTTTTGCATTAGGGCATTTCAATTCATTAGGATATATTATATCATCACTCACAGGAAAATCGATTGGAAACAAAGAGAAAACCACTGAAGATATTAAAATCTCTTCGAAATTGGAGTTTCTTCGAGATTCTACTGTAATGACAACGCTAACTATGATTATTATGTATGTCATCCTTGCTATCGCCGCCGGTCCCAATGCGCTAAAAGATTTCACTGACGGTAGCAACTATATTATGTATGCCATCGTTCAAGCTATCACCTTTGGTGCCGGTCTTGCCGTTATCTTGATGGGAGTTCGAATGATTCTTGCCGAGATTGTCCCTGCCTTTCAAGGTATTGCCCAAAAAATTGTACCGAATGCGTTACCAGCTCTTGATGCCCCAACTACATTTACTTTTGCACCGACAGCAGTGTTGGTTGGTTTTATCGCCAGCTTAATAGGCGGTTTAATCAGTATGGCAGTGATGGGGCCGCTGGGACTCGTATTAATCATTCCCGGCATGGTTCCCCATTTCTTCGACGGCGGTACAGCTGGCGTATTTGGAAATGCTACAGGCGGAAGACGTGGTGCTATTATTGGTTCGTTTATCAACGGCATATTAATAACAGTCCTTCCAGCAATGCTGCTGTCATTTTTGGGTTCTTTCGGCCTTTCCAACACAACCTTTGGAGACAGTGACTTTGGTTGGGCAGGTGTCTTAGCAGGATATATGTCGAAATTGGGGATTGGCGGAACATACGTAACAGTCATTATTGTGTGTGGACTGTTCATCGCCCTCGCCAGTTATGTCTCAATTAAAGATCGGAAAGTCCAAGCAGATCATGATGAAATGAGTGCTTAG
- a CDS encoding extracellular solute-binding protein produces the protein MKKRKNIIYSVLFILSVSIFLGGCSDSTGSSDSENESVTINAIFPSGSGTEDALKGITKKFEDKNPNIHVNLEFVAYNSLKQKILTSAKSGNYDVTDVDMPWIAQFANAGILQAVPEELSKKEENDIFGPFIEGVTYNEKMYAMPWKNDTKFLYYNKDMLKKAGFNNPPETWEELRKQAKAIKEQGIVNNPIVWSWSQSEALVCDFVVLTGGFNGNMIKEGQPNFTSDHVLEATSYMVNSLESGLSNPNSTEYLEQEVQETFIHEKAAFALNWSFMYNEVKNSNISDKLGVTVVPGSENVKSSSVYGGEGLGITSGSEHPEAAWKYIKFLTSKDVQKNNVDITLPIWKSLYESEKVLEQNPELVKVASQQFNNMISRPKIPSYGKLSQEIQVNIQEILTGNKGTKEGLSELQNKAESITSND, from the coding sequence ATGAAAAAAAGGAAAAATATTATTTATAGTGTCCTTTTCATTTTGTCTGTAAGTATTTTTCTAGGGGGATGTTCGGATTCAACGGGTTCAAGTGATTCCGAAAATGAAAGCGTTACAATAAACGCCATTTTTCCTAGTGGATCTGGAACAGAAGATGCTTTAAAAGGTATTACGAAAAAGTTTGAAGATAAAAATCCGAATATTCATGTGAATTTGGAATTTGTAGCCTACAATTCTCTTAAACAAAAAATACTTACCTCAGCGAAATCAGGCAATTATGATGTGACAGATGTTGATATGCCGTGGATAGCACAATTCGCTAATGCAGGTATCTTACAAGCAGTTCCGGAAGAGCTGTCCAAGAAAGAGGAAAACGATATTTTTGGGCCTTTTATTGAGGGTGTCACGTATAATGAGAAAATGTACGCCATGCCATGGAAAAATGACACAAAGTTTTTATATTATAACAAAGACATGCTAAAGAAGGCCGGATTTAACAACCCGCCGGAAACCTGGGAAGAATTGCGGAAACAGGCAAAAGCGATTAAGGAACAAGGTATTGTAAATAATCCAATAGTATGGAGCTGGAGTCAGAGCGAGGCATTGGTTTGTGATTTTGTCGTCCTTACGGGTGGGTTTAACGGCAATATGATAAAAGAAGGTCAACCGAACTTTACGAGCGATCATGTCTTAGAAGCGACATCTTATATGGTCAATTCTTTAGAAAGTGGCTTGTCGAACCCAAATTCGACGGAATATTTAGAACAAGAAGTCCAGGAGACTTTTATACATGAAAAAGCTGCTTTCGCCCTTAACTGGTCTTTCATGTACAACGAAGTGAAAAACTCAAATATCAGTGACAAGTTAGGCGTTACAGTAGTTCCGGGGAGTGAAAATGTGAAGAGTTCCTCAGTATACGGAGGAGAAGGTCTGGGTATTACATCTGGAAGCGAACATCCAGAAGCAGCATGGAAGTATATTAAATTTCTAACGTCTAAAGATGTTCAAAAAAACAATGTAGACATTACTTTACCCATTTGGAAATCACTTTATGAGAGTGAAAAAGTGTTAGAGCAAAATCCTGAGCTAGTTAAGGTTGCGAGTCAACAGTTTAACAATATGATTAGTCGTCCAAAAATCCCTTCTTATGGTAAATTGTCGCAAGAAATTCAAGTTAATATTCAAGAGATTTTAACAGGGAACAAGGGAACTAAAGAAGGACTATCTGAGTTACAAAATAAGGCAGAATCCATAACGAGTAACGATTAA
- a CDS encoding carbohydrate kinase family protein, with the protein MEKYDVLVSGTISVDVIFSSIPKMPSSGEEVYCGRFEFTCGAAFNTAVALARLGLNVAMAAPIGNDFLSEFIMNHLKAEGISTEHMKHFDQPLQTLSVALNYEGDRSFISYEDQIQDFNPEDYINTLVETVDARVLHICAKEETKSTIRTAKQRGMTVVLDVGWDESWLKDPELKEIIKMGDLFTPNLKEALVITGETDAEKALEALNKLNSNNVIIKLGEDGALFKKEGVVTKVPSSKRDVVDTTGAGDVFSAGLLTGLLKDFELEEAVRLGNFCGGCSVEGMGGTKTSPNWSRVCKEFFEI; encoded by the coding sequence ATGGAGAAATATGATGTTTTAGTTAGTGGGACGATATCAGTAGACGTAATTTTCTCATCAATACCTAAAATGCCTTCATCAGGAGAAGAAGTCTATTGCGGAAGATTCGAGTTCACATGTGGTGCGGCTTTCAATACTGCCGTGGCATTAGCAAGGCTTGGTTTGAATGTTGCTATGGCGGCACCTATAGGAAACGATTTTCTAAGCGAATTTATCATGAATCATTTAAAGGCGGAAGGTATATCAACAGAACACATGAAACATTTTGACCAACCTTTGCAAACGCTGTCAGTTGCGCTGAATTATGAGGGAGACCGTTCATTTATTTCTTATGAGGACCAAATTCAGGATTTCAATCCTGAGGATTATATTAACACCCTAGTTGAAACAGTGGATGCTAGAGTTCTACATATTTGTGCAAAAGAAGAAACAAAATCGACCATTAGAACCGCTAAGCAAAGAGGTATGACGGTTGTATTAGATGTGGGTTGGGATGAAAGCTGGTTAAAGGATCCTGAATTAAAGGAGATTATCAAAATGGGTGACTTATTCACCCCTAATTTGAAAGAAGCACTTGTTATAACTGGTGAAACCGATGCTGAAAAGGCTTTAGAAGCACTTAATAAACTTAATTCTAACAATGTCATCATTAAACTTGGGGAAGATGGGGCTTTATTTAAGAAAGAGGGTGTTGTAACAAAAGTTCCAAGTTCAAAAAGAGATGTTGTTGATACAACAGGAGCTGGAGATGTATTTTCAGCAGGTTTGTTAACAGGTCTTTTAAAAGACTTTGAACTAGAAGAAGCTGTGCGTCTAGGCAATTTTTGTGGCGGATGCTCAGTTGAGGGGATGGGTGGTACCAAAACCAGTCCCAATTGGAGTCGAGTTTGCAAAGAATTTTTTGAAATATAA
- a CDS encoding glucosamine-6-phosphate deaminase, protein MTKLSIMPDYNQMSDLAANRIISCLRQKTDAVVCLAGGHTPLGTYKQLIDKVEEQSLDLSQVTFVGLDEWIGINGSIEGSCRHTLDKYVYRPLKVASNQIVFFDGTVTPIGNEKKRVLNEINKLDGIDFMLLGIGMNGHLGFNEPHVSMDEWIHVVSLDEVTKNVSTKYFDNPINISKGITLGLNLILSTKNIIAIANGEEKADIIAKTIQMPPNSKIPSSLLKNHDHVEFIFDKEAAKKLDQS, encoded by the coding sequence ATGACCAAGCTAAGTATCATGCCAGACTATAATCAAATGTCAGATTTAGCAGCTAATAGAATCATATCATGTCTTCGTCAAAAAACAGATGCTGTTGTTTGCTTAGCCGGTGGCCATACTCCATTGGGAACCTATAAGCAATTAATAGATAAAGTTGAAGAACAATCGCTAGACTTAAGTCAAGTGACCTTTGTGGGTCTAGATGAATGGATCGGAATTAACGGATCAATAGAGGGAAGTTGTCGCCATACATTAGACAAGTATGTTTATCGGCCGTTAAAAGTGGCTAGCAATCAAATTGTATTTTTTGATGGGACAGTAACACCTATAGGCAATGAGAAAAAACGGGTATTGAATGAAATTAACAAACTAGATGGAATAGATTTTATGCTTCTGGGAATAGGGATGAATGGGCACTTGGGGTTTAATGAACCTCATGTTTCGATGGATGAATGGATCCATGTCGTATCACTAGATGAAGTCACAAAGAATGTTTCAACCAAATACTTTGATAACCCAATTAATATTTCAAAGGGAATCACGTTAGGATTGAATCTCATTTTATCAACTAAAAATATTATCGCCATTGCAAATGGAGAAGAAAAGGCTGATATCATTGCTAAAACGATACAAATGCCACCCAATTCCAAAATACCGTCCAGTTTATTGAAGAATCACGATCACGTTGAATTTATTTTTGACAAAGAGGCCGCCAAAAAACTCGATCAGTCATGA
- a CDS encoding carbohydrate ABC transporter permease: MKNGLSEQKFAWTIIFPALIIVFGIVIYPLFRTLIYSFQDMNLSLGGTGEFIGLANYMEILGNGDFWASAGRTAYFSLVSILVEVILGVMIALLLNEDIRGKSFLLAIIIIPWAVPNIVSSSMWKWILHPEYGALNALLMQLHIIPEYQSWLGSPWLALNMVIIADAWKMTPLVVIFMLSALKLTNKSVYEAAVVDGAGLLRRFTSITLPYLKPMLLVIVVMRTMETFKVFDLIYVLTQGGPANGTMVLGFQAYAKVFENLNYSAGATYSYLIALIIALLTFIYIQLLKREGE; the protein is encoded by the coding sequence ATGAAAAACGGTTTATCTGAACAAAAGTTTGCATGGACCATCATATTCCCTGCCTTAATAATTGTATTCGGAATAGTGATATATCCGCTTTTTCGGACATTGATATATAGTTTCCAAGATATGAACCTTTCTTTAGGGGGCACGGGTGAATTTATAGGTTTAGCCAACTACATGGAGATTTTAGGCAATGGAGATTTTTGGGCAAGTGCTGGCCGTACAGCTTACTTTTCGCTTGTATCGATTCTAGTTGAAGTCATACTAGGAGTTATGATTGCACTGCTATTAAACGAAGATATAAGAGGTAAGAGTTTTTTACTTGCAATCATTATTATTCCTTGGGCTGTACCTAATATTGTCAGTAGTTCGATGTGGAAATGGATCCTTCATCCGGAGTATGGGGCATTGAATGCACTGTTAATGCAGCTTCATATCATCCCTGAATATCAGTCATGGCTGGGTTCTCCATGGCTAGCTTTAAATATGGTTATTATTGCTGATGCTTGGAAGATGACACCTTTAGTCGTTATCTTTATGCTATCTGCGTTAAAGTTAACGAATAAGTCAGTATATGAAGCTGCGGTGGTTGATGGAGCCGGTTTACTGCGCCGTTTCACATCTATTACGCTACCTTATTTAAAGCCAATGTTACTTGTTATTGTTGTGATGCGAACGATGGAGACTTTTAAAGTTTTTGATTTAATATATGTTCTTACTCAAGGAGGACCGGCCAACGGAACAATGGTTCTAGGTTTTCAAGCCTATGCCAAAGTATTTGAAAACCTTAACTATTCTGCGGGAGCAACGTATTCTTATTTAATTGCTCTTATCATTGCTTTGCTAACATTTATATATATTCAACTCTTAAAGCGGGAGGGAGAATAA
- a CDS encoding GntR family transcriptional regulator, with protein sequence MLSNKPGTALYYLVKEQILELIRNGTYEVGSQLPTESDLCTFFDVSRTTIRLALQQLELEGQIHKIQGKGTFVSEVKINEQITQNIKSFSEQMKDAGLNPYSKVLNLDVTPATILLENSLNIQQDDPVIKLERLRYAGDKPYQHSTSFIPWKIAPGLLNEDCSHSLFELLQSKFNIRILKSIESIEPILPDKTICDMLNIPEKTASFLLKSHTYSTNNIPVEYSVTIVRGDSAKFLTERHFKE encoded by the coding sequence TTGTTAAGCAATAAACCGGGCACGGCATTATATTATCTTGTTAAAGAACAAATTTTAGAATTAATAAGAAATGGTACATATGAAGTAGGCAGTCAGCTTCCAACTGAATCTGATTTATGTACGTTCTTTGATGTAAGTCGAACCACAATCCGTTTAGCTCTTCAGCAGCTTGAACTTGAGGGACAGATTCATAAGATTCAGGGGAAAGGTACTTTTGTTTCCGAAGTGAAAATCAATGAACAAATTACTCAAAATATCAAAAGTTTTTCCGAACAAATGAAAGATGCCGGTCTAAATCCTTATTCAAAAGTGTTAAATCTGGATGTGACACCAGCAACTATATTACTTGAAAATTCACTGAATATCCAACAGGATGACCCTGTTATAAAATTAGAGAGATTACGTTATGCCGGGGACAAACCCTACCAGCATTCAACATCCTTTATTCCTTGGAAAATTGCCCCCGGCCTTCTAAATGAAGATTGCTCACATTCATTATTTGAATTGCTTCAATCTAAATTTAATATACGTATCTTAAAGTCCATAGAATCAATTGAACCCATATTACCCGACAAAACCATATGTGATATGTTAAATATTCCTGAAAAAACAGCTTCTTTTTTACTAAAATCACATACTTATTCAACAAATAATATTCCAGTGGAATATTCGGTTACGATTGTACGTGGTGATTCTGCTAAGTTTTTAACAGAGCGGCATTTTAAAGAATAG
- a CDS encoding BglG family transcription antiterminator: MTLSKRSVFILDQLMNTPSYLTADELQKKLQVSKRTVYYDVRQINNWLEDHQLDTINQQYGKGIYLEDKIKQKLPHYLNSIKGWYYHLSKDERLACIAVLMLNNQSYYAKDFAKKLWVSRSTITHDIAELRQALSSLNLDITFIRNTGYTLVGNEENKRQVFVQYFAKLFSQQNWDHIPLRLMDILNEPSPEVKNDDHFEIQMFPVLKQWVSEAEKIIHVSYTDEMHDNLAIKSIVICKRLKSGEHITLNQQQKEALIQTQEYQAAEYIADRLNRYLNIEWPEDDICFLTMNLLGAKVDSSTLSEETHQELGQLKQVIQLMVTEFQNRACVIFEERKCLEKQLFIHLKPTYYRLKYGVFVENLLTMEIKKTYWEIFEITKKVVHHFEKLLQQPLRDDETAYIAMHFGGWLRKHDTQIAPKKKGIVVCENGVGTSNILKAQIEGLVSTIEIVNTVSLKHYQRCDFSNIDYIFSTKPIPDDPKVFQVSPILGHAEKERLLKQMQHESGQHADASVETEELLSIIQKHTEINHLEALKLDLDQFLNNNNAKVRESRKPMLNEVLSEDHILPNRSVESWQEAIKVAAQPLQEQGYIEETYINAMIQGVKDNGPYIVIAPKIAVPHARPESGVQRLGMSLLTIKDGIYFSDQEDHFVQMVIVLAAVDNDTHLKALSQLTELISNQDSVDEMIQATDPKTIMNLVNQVSI; the protein is encoded by the coding sequence ATGACCTTAAGCAAACGAAGTGTCTTTATTCTTGATCAGTTAATGAATACACCGTCCTATCTCACAGCAGATGAACTGCAAAAGAAATTACAGGTTTCCAAACGCACAGTTTATTATGACGTACGGCAAATCAATAACTGGCTGGAAGACCATCAGTTGGATACCATTAATCAGCAATACGGGAAAGGAATATATCTCGAAGATAAGATCAAGCAAAAACTCCCCCATTATTTGAATAGCATTAAAGGCTGGTATTATCATCTCTCTAAAGATGAACGCTTGGCATGTATCGCCGTCTTGATGTTAAACAATCAGTCTTACTATGCCAAAGACTTTGCTAAAAAATTATGGGTCAGCAGAAGTACAATCACACACGATATCGCAGAATTAAGGCAAGCCCTTTCGTCTCTTAACTTAGACATCACTTTTATCCGAAACACGGGATATACCCTTGTAGGAAACGAAGAGAATAAGCGCCAAGTATTTGTTCAATATTTCGCAAAATTATTCTCGCAACAAAACTGGGATCACATACCTTTAAGACTTATGGATATATTAAATGAGCCGTCTCCTGAAGTGAAAAATGATGATCATTTTGAAATTCAAATGTTCCCCGTTTTAAAACAATGGGTGTCAGAGGCGGAAAAAATCATCCATGTCAGTTATACAGATGAAATGCATGACAATTTAGCAATTAAGTCTATTGTCATTTGTAAGCGATTAAAATCCGGAGAGCACATTACTTTGAATCAACAACAAAAGGAAGCACTGATTCAAACCCAGGAATATCAAGCAGCTGAATATATCGCTGATCGCTTAAACCGTTATCTAAATATTGAATGGCCAGAAGATGACATTTGTTTTCTAACCATGAACTTATTAGGAGCAAAGGTAGATTCATCAACATTATCTGAGGAAACCCATCAGGAACTAGGACAATTAAAACAGGTTATTCAGTTAATGGTTACCGAATTTCAAAATCGGGCTTGTGTAATTTTTGAGGAACGAAAATGTCTAGAGAAACAGCTATTCATTCATTTAAAACCGACCTATTACCGATTAAAATACGGTGTCTTTGTTGAAAATTTGCTAACTATGGAAATCAAGAAAACTTATTGGGAGATCTTTGAGATCACAAAAAAAGTGGTTCACCACTTCGAGAAATTATTACAACAACCGCTAAGAGATGATGAAACGGCCTATATTGCCATGCATTTCGGAGGATGGTTAAGAAAACATGATACCCAAATCGCGCCGAAGAAGAAAGGCATAGTCGTCTGTGAAAACGGCGTCGGGACTTCCAATATCTTGAAAGCCCAAATAGAAGGCTTGGTTTCGACAATCGAGATTGTAAACACCGTTTCTTTAAAACATTACCAGCGCTGTGATTTTAGTAATATTGACTACATTTTTTCAACGAAGCCCATACCTGATGACCCAAAAGTCTTCCAAGTAAGCCCAATATTGGGTCATGCAGAAAAAGAGCGGTTGTTAAAACAGATGCAACATGAGTCAGGACAACATGCAGATGCTTCTGTTGAAACGGAAGAACTCCTATCAATTATTCAAAAACATACCGAGATTAATCATTTGGAAGCCCTAAAATTAGATTTAGACCAATTTTTAAACAATAACAATGCAAAAGTAAGGGAGTCTAGAAAGCCCATGCTCAATGAAGTTCTGTCAGAAGACCACATCCTTCCCAATAGAAGTGTAGAAAGTTGGCAGGAGGCAATTAAAGTCGCCGCCCAACCTCTACAAGAACAGGGATATATTGAAGAGACCTATATTAACGCGATGATTCAAGGTGTAAAGGATAACGGCCCATATATCGTAATTGCCCCCAAAATTGCTGTACCCCATGCACGGCCTGAATCAGGCGTTCAGCGACTAGGGATGAGTTTATTGACGATAAAAGACGGAATCTATTTTTCCGACCAGGAAGACCATTTTGTACAAATGGTCATTGTCCTAGCTGCGGTGGATAATGACACCCACTTAAAGGCCTTATCGCAGCTAACAGAATTGATTTCGAACCAAGACAGTGTAGATGAGATGATCCAGGCCACTGATCCAAAGACGATTATGAACTTGGTTAACCAAGTATCGATTTAG
- a CDS encoding PTS sugar transporter subunit IIB, with amino-acid sequence MKVLAVCGNGLGSSMVLRMTAEAVLKDLGIKANVQTSDIGSAKSETSDIIVTSEQFSNMLTGSIDTPIVTVKNYVDRNEMKEKLEPVLANIQ; translated from the coding sequence ATGAAAGTATTAGCCGTATGTGGAAATGGACTAGGAAGCAGCATGGTATTAAGAATGACTGCGGAAGCCGTATTAAAAGATTTGGGGATAAAAGCCAACGTACAAACGTCTGATATCGGCTCAGCTAAATCCGAGACAAGCGATATCATTGTGACATCGGAACAGTTCTCTAACATGTTGACCGGGAGTATAGATACCCCCATCGTTACAGTAAAAAATTATGTTGACCGTAATGAGATGAAAGAAAAGTTAGAGCCCGTTTTAGCAAACATTCAGTAA
- a CDS encoding 6-phospho-beta-glucosidase, with amino-acid sequence MKLTILGGAGMRTPQLIRGLFKHDDIQFDEIVLFDQDEERLSVMGEISKYLVQQNNNPFKLVFTTNIREAVKGANFIYSAVRVGQEESRIKDEHVALKHGVIGQETTGPGGFAMALRTIPVMLEYSKIINELAPDAWLLNFTNPAGLLAQALNTYGHHKKVIGICDAHAGIKNAIGKFLQIPHTELQANYFGLNHLGWVPSVLVNGEDKLPEIIQNYERLARISHIFNFFDPELIRNIGMLPNEYLYYFYYQDVAERNIINSNETRGKQIVNLNRPLLKRLSTLVKEGKLEEALNDYNETLETRASTYMSRETSGDIHNVYEKEEKVDITFEEEGYEGLALNIIKSIVNNKQQVLTLNVPNNGTISHLRDDDVVEVPCLVNKNGYFPLAIGEVPDLSMALIKPVKTYERLTVEAAVKGEYQSALNALTVHPLVPSFKVAKKILDEYLEVHQDYLPQFNYNDNGLEESTNDQAKYHARL; translated from the coding sequence ATGAAATTAACAATACTTGGTGGGGCCGGAATGCGTACACCGCAACTTATAAGGGGATTGTTTAAGCACGATGATATTCAATTCGACGAAATTGTGCTTTTTGATCAAGATGAAGAGCGGCTTTCCGTTATGGGGGAGATTTCTAAGTATTTAGTACAACAAAATAATAATCCTTTTAAACTAGTATTTACAACAAATATTCGGGAAGCTGTAAAAGGGGCAAATTTCATTTATTCTGCTGTGCGGGTTGGGCAAGAGGAATCTCGCATTAAGGATGAACATGTGGCTTTAAAACATGGGGTGATAGGCCAGGAAACAACAGGACCTGGAGGTTTTGCAATGGCCCTCCGTACAATTCCTGTCATGCTTGAATACTCAAAAATCATTAACGAACTTGCACCTGATGCTTGGCTATTAAATTTCACAAATCCTGCAGGGCTTCTTGCTCAAGCTCTAAATACTTATGGACACCATAAGAAAGTGATCGGGATTTGTGATGCTCATGCAGGGATAAAAAATGCTATTGGAAAGTTTCTGCAAATCCCTCATACAGAGTTACAGGCAAATTACTTTGGATTGAACCACTTAGGCTGGGTGCCATCTGTGTTGGTCAACGGAGAAGACAAACTACCTGAAATTATTCAAAACTATGAGCGACTTGCACGTATATCTCATATATTTAACTTTTTCGATCCGGAACTGATTCGTAATATAGGCATGTTACCGAATGAATATCTTTACTATTTTTACTATCAAGATGTTGCTGAACGGAACATTATTAATTCCAATGAAACGCGTGGAAAACAAATTGTGAACTTAAATCGCCCTCTGCTGAAGCGTCTATCCACCCTCGTTAAAGAAGGTAAATTAGAAGAAGCATTAAATGACTATAACGAAACACTTGAAACAAGAGCGTCAACATATATGTCACGTGAAACATCGGGCGATATTCATAATGTTTATGAAAAGGAAGAAAAGGTTGATATTACATTTGAAGAGGAAGGTTATGAGGGACTTGCACTAAACATTATTAAAAGTATTGTCAATAATAAGCAGCAAGTGCTGACCTTGAATGTACCAAACAATGGAACAATCTCTCATTTGCGTGATGATGACGTCGTGGAAGTGCCGTGTCTTGTTAATAAAAACGGCTATTTTCCATTAGCGATTGGAGAGGTTCCTGATTTATCCATGGCCCTGATTAAGCCGGTAAAAACGTATGAACGATTGACTGTGGAAGCGGCTGTAAAAGGAGAATATCAGTCAGCGCTCAATGCATTGACCGTTCACCCGTTAGTCCCATCATTTAAAGTTGCCAAAAAGATACTTGATGAATATTTAGAAGTCCATCAAGACTACCTTCCTCAATTTAATTATAATGACAATGGACTAGAGGAGAGTACGAATGACCAAGCTAAGTATCATGCCAGACTATAA